Proteins from a genomic interval of Paenibacillus sp. RC334:
- a CDS encoding extracellular solute-binding protein, which produces MKKMTFLLLIASLILLSACSSNSEKAATTTDSGKKEITVWAWDPNFNIAALKLAKDRYVAKHPDVNVNIVEYAQNDIVQKMNAGLNSGSTKGLPNVVLIEDYRAQNFLQAYPDSFHDMSNSIKASDFADYKIGPTSYNGKQYGVPFDSGVMGLYVRTDYLEQAGYKVADLTNIDWDKFIEIGKAVKQKTGKDMLTQDPNDLGLIRGMIQSAGSWYLKEDGKTPNLAGNTALKEALLTYKSLFDANIVKMNADWSQFLAAFNSGAVASVPTGNWITPSIKAEASQSGKWAVVPFPKLKNVPESVNASSLGGSSWYVLNTDGQDTAADFLKETFGSDQDLYQDMLSKIGIVGSLNAASSGKAYDETDPYFGGDKVYKKFAEWTKQVPKVNYGMHTYAIEDIMTVEIQNYLNGKDVDTVLKDAQGQAEAQLK; this is translated from the coding sequence ATGAAAAAAATGACTTTCCTTCTGCTGATCGCAAGCTTGATCCTGCTATCTGCATGTTCCAGCAATTCCGAGAAAGCCGCGACCACGACGGATTCCGGTAAGAAAGAAATCACGGTCTGGGCTTGGGACCCGAACTTCAATATCGCGGCCCTAAAGCTGGCGAAAGATCGTTACGTCGCCAAACATCCTGATGTAAACGTAAACATTGTTGAATATGCTCAAAATGATATCGTGCAAAAAATGAATGCCGGTCTTAACTCCGGTTCTACCAAAGGATTGCCTAACGTGGTTCTGATTGAGGATTACCGGGCACAAAACTTCCTGCAAGCCTATCCTGATTCCTTCCATGATATGAGCAACTCGATCAAAGCATCCGACTTCGCCGATTATAAAATTGGACCGACCAGCTACAACGGCAAGCAATACGGTGTTCCATTCGACTCCGGTGTTATGGGTCTGTATGTAAGAACGGATTATTTGGAACAAGCTGGCTACAAAGTAGCTGACCTGACCAACATTGATTGGGACAAATTCATTGAAATCGGTAAAGCCGTAAAACAAAAAACAGGTAAAGATATGCTGACTCAAGATCCAAACGACCTCGGTCTGATCCGTGGTATGATCCAATCCGCAGGTTCATGGTACCTGAAAGAAGACGGTAAAACACCAAACCTGGCAGGTAATACAGCTCTGAAAGAAGCGCTCTTGACGTACAAATCCTTGTTCGATGCGAACATTGTTAAAATGAATGCCGACTGGAGTCAATTCCTGGCAGCCTTTAATAGCGGTGCAGTTGCTTCCGTACCAACAGGTAACTGGATTACGCCTTCAATCAAAGCAGAAGCTTCGCAATCGGGTAAATGGGCCGTTGTTCCTTTCCCTAAATTGAAAAATGTACCTGAATCCGTGAATGCTTCCAGCCTCGGCGGCAGCTCCTGGTATGTCCTGAACACAGACGGTCAAGATACCGCTGCTGATTTCCTGAAAGAAACATTCGGTTCAGATCAAGATCTATATCAAGATATGCTGAGCAAAATTGGAATTGTCGGTTCATTAAACGCAGCTTCCAGCGGTAAAGCTTATGACGAGACAGATCCGTACTTCGGTGGCGACAAAGTCTACAAGAAATTCGCAGAATGGACCAAACAAGTTCCAAAAGTCAATTATGGCATGCACACTTATGCCATTGAGGACATCATGACCGTTGAAATTCAAAACTACTTGAACGGCAAAGATGTAGACACAGTTCTGAAAGATGCTCAAGGACAAGCAGAAGCACAGCTTAAATAA
- a CDS encoding carbohydrate ABC transporter permease, translated as MMKTKRIFTYAFLIIVSFVSIFPFLWMLSSSTNLSVDVTKGRLLPGSHLMDNIHNLMDKVDIVTALSNSAKISISTTLLAMLIASLAGYGFEIYRSKAKDIVFNILLMSMMIPFAAIMIPLYRMFGSISNTLPWIGIDTLSSVVIPTVTTAFLIFFFRQSTKMFPKDLLEAGRMDGLSELGLFFRVYMPTMKTTYAAAAIITFMSSWNNYLWPLIVLQTPENQTIPLLISNLGSGYAPDYGVIMIAIVLSTLPTALVFFLMQKHFVAGMVGSVK; from the coding sequence ATGATGAAAACGAAAAGAATATTTACGTATGCCTTTCTGATCATTGTGTCGTTCGTTTCGATTTTCCCGTTCCTGTGGATGCTATCCAGCTCCACGAACCTGTCGGTCGATGTTACGAAGGGCAGACTCCTGCCCGGCTCCCATCTGATGGATAACATCCACAATCTGATGGATAAGGTGGACATCGTCACTGCGCTGAGCAATTCGGCGAAAATCTCGATTTCCACGACACTGCTGGCGATGCTGATTGCCTCTCTGGCAGGCTATGGCTTTGAAATTTACAGAAGTAAAGCCAAGGATATTGTCTTCAATATCCTGCTGATGTCTATGATGATTCCGTTTGCGGCGATCATGATCCCGCTCTATCGGATGTTCGGCAGTATCTCCAATACACTGCCTTGGATCGGTATTGATACACTTTCGTCTGTCGTCATTCCGACGGTGACTACGGCGTTTCTGATCTTCTTTTTCCGTCAAAGCACCAAGATGTTTCCGAAGGACTTGCTGGAAGCTGGTCGTATGGACGGATTGTCCGAGCTGGGTCTGTTCTTCCGGGTGTATATGCCTACGATGAAAACAACCTATGCCGCTGCCGCTATCATCACGTTCATGTCGAGTTGGAATAACTATCTCTGGCCTCTGATCGTGTTGCAAACGCCGGAAAATCAAACGATTCCGTTGTTGATTTCGAACCTCGGCTCCGGCTATGCACCAGATTATGGTGTGATTATGATCGCTATCGTCCTGTCCACGTTGCCGACTGCACTGGTATTTTTCCTGATGCAGAAGCATTTTGTAGCGGGTATGGTAGGCTCGGTAAAATAA
- a CDS encoding sugar ABC transporter permease: MKTATPKMTTSRFKAGMTGWLFISIAVIMIAAFYFYPMIQALILSFKTGTGSNLTFNGIDNYKRLFTDSMFITAVKNTFIYLIFQVPLMVILALFISVLLNDKNLKFKGFFRTAIFLPCITSLVAYSVVFKYLFSADGLVNSLLLNLHVIGTPIQWITDPFWAKVTIIIAITWRWTGYNMIFYLSGLQNIDSSIYEAARIDGASPIRQFFNITVPLLKPIILFTSITSTIGTLQLFDEIMNITKGGPGNATSSISQYIYNLSFKYSSDFGYAATVSYSIVIMIIILSIIQFKVAGEKK, from the coding sequence ATGAAGACAGCCACACCCAAAATGACGACATCGCGTTTCAAGGCAGGTATGACAGGATGGTTGTTCATATCCATCGCAGTGATCATGATTGCAGCCTTTTATTTCTACCCGATGATCCAGGCGCTTATCTTGTCCTTCAAGACAGGCACGGGGTCTAATCTGACCTTCAACGGCATTGATAACTACAAGCGTCTGTTCACAGATAGCATGTTTATAACCGCCGTGAAGAACACGTTTATCTATTTGATTTTCCAGGTGCCATTGATGGTGATTCTGGCTCTGTTCATTTCGGTATTGCTAAATGATAAAAATCTTAAATTCAAGGGCTTTTTCCGCACAGCCATCTTCTTGCCTTGTATTACATCGCTGGTAGCCTATTCCGTTGTGTTCAAGTATTTGTTCTCGGCTGACGGTCTGGTAAACTCCTTATTGCTGAATCTACATGTGATTGGCACGCCGATCCAATGGATTACAGACCCTTTCTGGGCCAAGGTTACGATTATTATTGCGATCACATGGCGCTGGACCGGCTACAATATGATCTTTTACTTGTCCGGTCTCCAGAATATTGACAGCTCCATCTATGAAGCGGCCCGTATTGACGGTGCTTCCCCTATTCGACAGTTTTTCAACATTACGGTTCCACTGCTTAAGCCGATTATCCTGTTCACCTCGATTACATCGACGATTGGTACACTCCAGCTCTTTGATGAAATCATGAATATTACCAAAGGTGGACCGGGGAACGCGACATCTTCTATTTCGCAATATATCTACAACCTGTCCTTCAAGTATTCATCCGACTTTGGTTATGCGGCGACCGTATCCTACTCCATCGTCATTATGATCATTATCTTGTCGATCATCCAGTTCAAAGTGGCAGGTGAGAAAAAATGA
- a CDS encoding BglG family transcription antiterminator: MNFPYKRLKKLYQLVSGNDQGWSWTTKALSERLEVTERTIRDDLKKLGGILNEYGARLESKRGSGYTIMVVDPERYRFFAEEGQEETEVSGRLPGAPEERIRYELFKLLNTGEYVKMEDLADELYISRATMNNDFKIIRRILDDYALTLRTKPGYGVKVVGEEKSIRYCLAEYADVRDEEGQRSGMPLEQQQLFQGLDLPRIRAIILNHLRPNGIKIADLALKDLITHLAVMVLRVKEGHGLERFEKVAGGQRDIELATTILSEMEEAFGITCPLGELDYVLLHIVSKKMAETEWERLQSDRLFLAVREMLTFVYERFTYDLRDDERLSRDLFVHLKPMLTRLEHGMNMRNPLLGHIRKYYPLAYEITVGAVKELQKAFPYDINDNEIGYLALHIGAALERKYNIPHRRRKTVLLVCGSGYGTARILESRLRSLFAELDVSRVVSLREYEEMLTVDEDLIVSTIHLQQRKDKPSAVISPIPSERDMETITRMVRASDEEQEISLLRYFDRNLFMTRSDRPNKDALIEEMSGILRQKGVVTDKFLPAVMEREKLGSTALDRGMAIPHPLELSSNRTVVSVCLLEKPIQWDANHEVHVVFLLSICKEDYEQAMGIYDLFVELIRQEETLERLKHCHSFDAFMLIARQVLAVKSNDFH; the protein is encoded by the coding sequence ATGAATTTTCCCTACAAACGCTTGAAAAAGCTGTACCAGCTCGTCAGTGGAAACGATCAGGGCTGGTCTTGGACCACCAAAGCACTGTCTGAGCGGCTGGAGGTCACAGAGCGGACGATCCGCGATGATCTCAAAAAACTGGGCGGTATTCTGAATGAATATGGAGCACGTCTGGAATCCAAGAGGGGCAGCGGCTATACAATCATGGTCGTTGATCCCGAAAGATACCGTTTTTTCGCTGAGGAAGGTCAGGAAGAAACGGAGGTAAGCGGGCGGTTACCGGGAGCACCGGAAGAACGCATAAGGTATGAGCTGTTCAAGCTGCTGAATACGGGAGAATACGTGAAGATGGAAGACCTCGCCGACGAGCTGTATATTAGCCGGGCGACCATGAATAATGATTTTAAAATCATTCGGCGGATTCTGGATGATTATGCTCTCACCCTGCGCACTAAGCCGGGATATGGCGTGAAGGTGGTTGGGGAAGAGAAAAGTATCCGTTACTGTCTCGCTGAGTATGCCGATGTACGCGATGAAGAAGGACAACGCAGCGGTATGCCTTTGGAACAGCAACAGCTGTTTCAGGGGCTGGATTTACCGCGAATCCGTGCAATTATTTTGAATCATCTGCGGCCCAACGGCATCAAGATAGCGGATTTGGCACTGAAGGATCTGATCACTCATCTGGCGGTTATGGTACTGCGAGTGAAGGAAGGGCATGGATTGGAGCGCTTTGAAAAGGTGGCAGGCGGTCAGCGGGATATTGAACTGGCTACTACCATTCTGAGTGAGATGGAAGAGGCTTTTGGCATCACCTGTCCTTTAGGGGAGCTGGATTATGTCCTGCTGCATATCGTCAGCAAAAAGATGGCCGAAACCGAGTGGGAGCGTCTCCAGTCTGACCGTCTCTTTCTGGCTGTGCGCGAGATGCTGACATTTGTCTACGAGCGCTTCACCTATGATTTGCGTGACGATGAACGGCTGTCCCGGGATTTGTTTGTGCATCTGAAACCGATGCTGACCCGGCTGGAGCATGGCATGAACATGCGTAATCCGTTGCTTGGGCATATCCGCAAGTATTACCCGCTCGCCTATGAAATCACGGTCGGTGCAGTAAAAGAACTGCAAAAAGCATTTCCGTATGACATCAACGATAACGAAATCGGTTATTTGGCGCTTCATATCGGAGCCGCCTTGGAACGCAAATACAATATCCCACATCGGCGTCGTAAAACTGTGTTGCTGGTGTGCGGCTCCGGCTACGGAACCGCCCGGATTTTGGAATCCAGGTTGCGTTCGCTGTTCGCTGAGCTGGATGTATCCCGAGTGGTTTCACTTCGGGAATACGAGGAAATGCTCACTGTGGACGAGGACCTAATTGTATCCACGATCCACTTACAGCAGCGTAAGGATAAACCATCGGCGGTAATTAGTCCGATTCCTTCGGAACGGGATATGGAGACGATCACACGGATGGTGCGTGCCAGCGATGAGGAGCAGGAAATTTCGCTGCTGCGGTATTTTGACCGGAACTTGTTTATGACCCGATCCGATCGGCCGAATAAAGATGCTCTGATTGAAGAAATGAGCGGTATTTTGAGGCAAAAAGGAGTTGTGACTGACAAGTTCCTGCCAGCAGTCATGGAGAGAGAGAAGCTGGGATCTACGGCTCTGGATCGAGGTATGGCGATTCCCCATCCTTTGGAGCTTAGCTCTAACCGGACGGTCGTAAGCGTGTGTCTGCTGGAAAAGCCGATTCAATGGGATGCCAACCATGAGGTCCATGTTGTATTCCTGCTTTCGATCTGTAAAGAGGATTACGAGCAGGCGATGGGGATTTACGATCTGTTCGTAGAACTGATCCGTCAGGAAGAAACGCTAGAACGATTAAAGCATTGCCATTCCTTTGATGCCTTTATGCTAATAGCCCGTCAGGTGCTTGCAGTCAAGAGCAATGATTTTCATTGA
- a CDS encoding sensor histidine kinase: protein MKRYMHKIKYQGLFFKIFVVMVVSITAVSLLTSLVTIRMSERLFAETFSITNAKVLSQIQSSFESFNDSIVNAVTHASENGTVKNYLTGGQSDSINSARIYFGMAQQMKQIKSNVDAYDVSVAITGMNGRSFYSDSSYWPVTAEELRNNLITARSAAQPTRLMYQLDTDLLRQQMNNTGQKPTPYIIASRAFMERTSGTLYGMIYIAIREPEFRRFYNNFTSNGNDVLILDKSGLIVSSNRQDLIGQHSRELLGYATKINEQGLNYINANVMNKESILLSNYIPSYDFYLVNMIDRQTAIGQIIDVKSVVLICIGIVLIALLIVFLISRRLIRSLTRLVKQMSTVREKNFDNYLPVTGSYEVRQLSHAYNYMLDELNDYIRKLLETQKGQRNAELAALQRQINPHFLYNTLASIKMLVLKGNKETAAETINALISLLQNTISNVSETITIEQEMANMQNYVFINHVRYGQRVQVNYFVSPDCLEYHVPKLIIQPFIENSFFHAFNEKTAGHIYILVSKTDDTLICEVVDDGDGMDLDGHTAKDGLPNPKSKRQLFTGIGIQNVHNRITLLYGEEYGVTISSKKGEGTKVKMTLPLIVKPASPN, encoded by the coding sequence ATGAAAAGGTATATGCATAAAATCAAATATCAAGGTCTGTTCTTTAAAATATTTGTCGTTATGGTGGTCAGCATCACCGCGGTGTCCTTGCTGACCTCTTTGGTGACGATTCGAATGTCTGAACGACTCTTTGCCGAGACATTCAGTATTACGAATGCCAAGGTACTCAGCCAAATTCAGTCCAGCTTTGAGTCCTTCAATGACTCAATTGTGAATGCCGTAACCCATGCCTCGGAAAACGGGACGGTCAAAAACTATCTGACAGGCGGTCAATCCGATTCCATTAACTCGGCACGCATCTACTTCGGTATGGCACAGCAGATGAAGCAGATTAAATCAAATGTCGACGCCTATGATGTCAGTGTCGCCATCACGGGCATGAACGGCCGAAGCTTCTATTCCGACTCGTCCTACTGGCCGGTAACTGCAGAGGAGCTCAGGAACAATTTGATTACAGCCCGAAGCGCGGCACAGCCGACACGGCTCATGTATCAGCTGGATACGGATCTACTTCGTCAGCAAATGAATAATACCGGACAGAAACCCACACCCTATATTATCGCCTCCAGGGCATTCATGGAGCGAACTAGCGGTACGTTGTATGGCATGATCTACATTGCCATTCGCGAGCCCGAATTCCGCCGCTTCTATAACAACTTCACAAGCAACGGCAATGATGTACTTATTTTGGACAAATCGGGACTCATTGTGTCGAGCAACCGTCAGGACTTGATCGGACAACACTCCCGTGAGCTGCTGGGCTATGCGACAAAAATCAATGAGCAAGGACTAAATTACATTAATGCGAACGTGATGAACAAGGAAAGTATCCTCCTTTCCAACTATATTCCTTCGTATGATTTTTACCTGGTTAACATGATTGACAGGCAAACCGCAATCGGACAAATTATTGACGTTAAATCTGTTGTATTGATCTGCATTGGCATCGTGCTGATTGCTTTGTTGATCGTTTTTCTGATTTCCCGGCGTTTGATTCGTTCTTTGACTCGGCTGGTTAAGCAAATGTCGACTGTCCGCGAGAAAAATTTTGATAACTATCTCCCGGTAACGGGCAGCTATGAGGTCAGGCAGTTGAGTCATGCCTACAATTACATGCTGGATGAACTGAATGACTATATTCGTAAGCTGCTGGAGACGCAAAAAGGACAACGGAATGCAGAGCTGGCTGCACTGCAACGGCAGATCAATCCGCATTTTCTGTACAATACACTGGCTTCGATCAAAATGCTGGTGCTCAAAGGAAACAAGGAGACCGCCGCTGAGACGATCAATGCGCTCATTTCCCTACTGCAAAATACAATCAGCAATGTGAGCGAAACGATCACCATCGAGCAGGAAATGGCCAACATGCAAAATTATGTGTTCATTAACCATGTTCGCTACGGTCAGCGGGTACAGGTGAATTATTTTGTATCGCCGGATTGTCTGGAGTACCATGTGCCCAAGCTGATTATTCAGCCTTTTATCGAGAACTCGTTTTTCCATGCATTTAATGAGAAAACCGCGGGTCACATCTATATACTGGTGTCCAAAACGGACGATACATTAATCTGCGAGGTGGTCGATGACGGAGACGGTATGGATTTGGACGGGCATACGGCAAAGGACGGACTGCCCAATCCTAAAAGCAAGCGCCAACTGTTCACTGGTATCGGCATCCAGAATGTACACAACCGCATTACCCTTCTTTATGGAGAAGAGTATGGCGTGACCATCTCCAGCAAAAAAGGCGAAGGCACCAAAGTGAAAATGACACTGCCATTGATCGTAAAACCCGCCTCTCCTAACTAA
- a CDS encoding glycoside hydrolase family 2 TIM barrel-domain containing protein, with translation MTIHTPSLDWLTDVTKFAVHRLPAYSDHKYYATLQEAERHADMAWRHSLNGSWKFNYATNPSSRPVEFHAPDFEYGGWSDIQVPGHIQTQGFGQMQYVNTMYPWDGHSDVRPPHIPEDHNPVGSYIKSFVLPENIASDGQPVFISFQGVESAFYVWLNGQFVGYSEDSFTPSDFELTPFLQAGENKLAVEVYQRSTGAWLEDQDFWRFSGIFRDVYLYTIPSVHVRDLHAKADLDASYTQGLLGLELTLEKAVAAYAAVDVKDAAGQIVASLKADFTDGKASLSATLDQVQRWSAEKPYLYTLFIQIHEPDGTLVEVIAQKIGFRKFELINKVMHLNGKRIVFKGVNRHEFNARTGRAISREDMLWDIRTLKQNNMNAVRTSHYPNQTLWYELCDEYGVYVIDEMNLETHGSWQKLGAVEPSWNIPGNLPEWQDIVMDRAISMLERDKNHASILIWSCGNESYAGEVLRNVANYFRATDPSRLVHYEGVFHNRTYDDASDMESRMYAKPADIEQYLNDNPQKPYISCEYMHAMGNSVGGMHKYTELENKYELYQGGFIWDYIDQAVMKKDRYGREYLAIGGDFDDRATDYGFCTDGIVYADRKVSPKMQEVKFLYQNLKLTPDRGGVTIRNENLFEGTDDYELVYSLLHEGHEIARNVIHVDVAAQTEAHIPLTLVNTVGVDAPGEYIIHTSLVLKEAALWAEAGYEVAFGQHIFIVEDTRPQTVPAGSIRVVHGDVNIGVHGADFSIMFSKGAGSLTSLRYAGREMIAIPPAPLFWRATTDNDRGVALGFEAGGWFAASLTRRCVGIEVTEEQTDHVTVTFRYTLSIHADVQVAVTYTVFADGSLKVKSTYEGVSGLPNLPIFALSFKVPADYRHLDWYAMGPEENYIDRAFGARLGVFHNEAADNVSGYAVPQESGNRTGVRRVDITDDSQRGIRITAPATAPVECNISPYTAFELESAYHQYELPNVYYTVVTVAGKQMGVGGDDSWGAPVHEEYQIAADQKLEFEFTVQRV, from the coding sequence TTGACCATCCACACCCCCAGCCTGGATTGGCTAACCGACGTAACCAAGTTTGCAGTACATCGGCTGCCTGCCTATTCCGATCATAAATATTACGCTACACTTCAGGAAGCGGAGCGTCATGCCGATATGGCTTGGCGTCATAGTCTGAACGGTAGCTGGAAGTTCAACTATGCTACGAATCCATCCAGCCGTCCGGTTGAGTTCCATGCCCCTGATTTTGAATACGGTGGCTGGAGCGACATTCAGGTACCGGGTCATATTCAGACGCAAGGCTTCGGTCAAATGCAGTACGTGAATACGATGTATCCGTGGGACGGACATTCGGACGTTCGCCCACCACATATTCCGGAAGATCACAACCCGGTCGGGAGCTATATCAAAAGCTTTGTTTTGCCAGAAAATATAGCTTCTGACGGTCAGCCTGTGTTCATTTCTTTTCAGGGCGTCGAGTCGGCTTTCTATGTGTGGTTGAATGGGCAATTTGTCGGGTACAGTGAGGACAGCTTTACACCGTCCGATTTTGAATTGACACCGTTCCTGCAAGCAGGCGAAAACAAACTGGCGGTTGAGGTATATCAGAGAAGTACAGGGGCATGGCTGGAGGATCAGGACTTCTGGCGTTTTTCCGGTATCTTCAGAGACGTATATCTGTACACCATCCCATCTGTTCACGTACGTGACCTGCATGCCAAGGCCGATCTGGACGCCTCGTACACACAGGGTCTTCTGGGGCTTGAGCTAACCTTGGAAAAAGCAGTAGCAGCCTATGCAGCCGTCGATGTCAAAGATGCTGCGGGCCAGATTGTAGCTTCTTTGAAGGCGGATTTTACAGATGGCAAGGCTTCGCTGTCGGCAACACTGGATCAAGTCCAGCGCTGGAGCGCCGAAAAGCCTTACCTGTACACGTTGTTCATCCAAATTCACGAGCCGGACGGGACACTGGTGGAGGTCATTGCGCAGAAGATTGGCTTCCGCAAGTTTGAGCTGATCAACAAGGTGATGCATCTGAACGGCAAGCGGATCGTCTTCAAAGGCGTGAACCGCCATGAATTCAACGCCCGCACTGGACGTGCGATTTCTCGTGAAGATATGCTATGGGATATTCGTACGCTCAAGCAAAACAATATGAACGCGGTTCGCACCTCTCACTATCCGAATCAGACCCTGTGGTATGAGCTGTGTGATGAGTACGGGGTGTATGTGATCGACGAAATGAACCTGGAAACACACGGCTCCTGGCAAAAGCTTGGCGCAGTCGAGCCTTCGTGGAACATTCCCGGCAATCTGCCTGAGTGGCAGGATATCGTTATGGACCGCGCCATTTCCATGCTGGAACGAGACAAAAACCATGCGTCCATCCTGATCTGGTCCTGCGGTAATGAGTCCTATGCGGGTGAAGTGCTGCGGAATGTAGCCAACTATTTCCGAGCCACCGACCCGAGCCGTCTGGTACATTACGAAGGTGTATTCCACAACCGCACGTACGATGATGCCAGCGATATGGAGAGCCGGATGTACGCCAAGCCCGCAGATATCGAGCAGTATTTGAACGACAATCCGCAAAAGCCGTATATCAGTTGCGAATACATGCATGCGATGGGTAATTCCGTAGGCGGTATGCACAAGTATACAGAGCTGGAGAACAAATACGAGCTCTATCAGGGCGGCTTTATTTGGGATTACATTGATCAGGCGGTCATGAAAAAAGATCGCTATGGACGCGAGTACCTCGCTATCGGCGGCGACTTTGACGACCGGGCCACAGACTATGGATTCTGTACGGACGGAATTGTCTATGCTGACCGGAAGGTTTCACCGAAGATGCAGGAGGTCAAATTCCTGTACCAAAATCTGAAGCTGACCCCGGATCGGGGCGGTGTGACGATTCGCAATGAAAATCTGTTCGAGGGAACGGATGACTACGAGCTGGTATACAGCCTGCTTCATGAAGGCCACGAAATCGCACGGAACGTGATTCATGTGGATGTAGCGGCACAAACAGAAGCTCATATTCCGTTGACGCTGGTAAATACGGTCGGAGTAGACGCGCCTGGTGAATATATTATTCACACGTCTCTGGTCTTGAAAGAAGCTGCGCTCTGGGCGGAGGCTGGATATGAAGTAGCCTTTGGACAGCATATTTTCATCGTGGAAGATACACGTCCACAGACTGTTCCTGCTGGCAGCATTCGAGTCGTGCATGGCGATGTAAACATCGGCGTTCACGGTGCAGATTTTAGTATCATGTTCTCCAAAGGAGCAGGCAGCCTGACTTCGCTGCGCTACGCTGGACGCGAGATGATCGCCATTCCTCCTGCCCCATTGTTCTGGCGTGCAACCACGGACAATGACAGAGGTGTAGCGCTTGGGTTTGAAGCGGGCGGTTGGTTTGCTGCGAGTCTAACACGCAGATGCGTGGGGATTGAAGTCACGGAGGAGCAAACTGATCACGTAACGGTTACGTTCCGTTATACACTAAGCATTCATGCAGACGTACAGGTAGCAGTGACATATACCGTCTTTGCCGATGGCAGCCTGAAAGTGAAATCCACTTATGAAGGCGTATCCGGGTTGCCTAACCTGCCGATCTTTGCTCTTTCTTTCAAGGTTCCAGCAGACTACCGCCATTTGGACTGGTACGCCATGGGACCAGAGGAAAACTATATCGACCGGGCCTTCGGAGCAAGACTCGGCGTATTCCACAACGAAGCAGCGGACAACGTATCCGGTTATGCCGTGCCACAGGAATCCGGTAACCGTACAGGCGTACGTCGTGTCGATATTACCGACGATTCTCAGCGAGGTATTCGCATTACTGCACCTGCAACCGCGCCTGTGGAATGCAACATTTCACCATACACAGCGTTTGAGCTGGAAAGTGCATACCATCAGTATGAGCTGCCCAACGTCTACTACACTGTCGTCACGGTGGCTGGCAAGCAAATGGGTGTCGGCGGCGACGATAGCTGGGGCGCTCCCGTACACGAGGAATACCAAATTGCAGCCGATCAGAAGTTGGAATTTGAGTTTACCGTGCAAAGGGTATAA
- a CDS encoding RICIN domain-containing protein: MKLKNFKRFIVLLGVFALLGSLSSLASVVSAADNEVQGSAVVEGVNYRIVGRTSGKLLDPSTSSTVVQMGLNKVTSEKWNFVAVSDGYYKIVNSSSNKVMDVSADGIILADDSGSNSQNWGLVNAVGGYFKIVNRDSGKVLDVLQNSTADGAKIIAYNDTNASNQQWYIAREIKGNVTYTLVKSANPTADQLDAYERITRAMDTTVKYYNNFTDFSKHLTIYYRPGVPTAEGSFNGTISFGTNRGFMVPATAMHETGHTMGVGQNSVYASLMSTRIWQGANATAELRSITGKNTDEIHGDRNHFWPYGLNQASEVKSDADYINHCRIVYAMKKDGM, encoded by the coding sequence TTGAAACTAAAAAATTTTAAGAGGTTTATCGTTCTTTTAGGTGTGTTTGCTTTATTAGGCTCTCTTTCCAGTCTGGCATCTGTTGTCTCCGCTGCTGATAATGAAGTGCAAGGCAGTGCTGTTGTAGAAGGTGTAAATTATAGGATTGTAGGCCGAACGAGCGGAAAGCTTCTTGATCCATCAACTAGTTCAACTGTTGTACAAATGGGCCTTAATAAGGTAACAAGCGAAAAGTGGAATTTTGTTGCTGTAAGCGATGGGTATTATAAAATTGTTAACAGTAGCAGCAACAAGGTTATGGATGTATCTGCTGATGGAATTATACTGGCAGATGATTCAGGAAGCAATAGCCAGAATTGGGGTTTAGTTAATGCTGTTGGAGGTTATTTCAAAATAGTCAACCGTGATAGCGGCAAGGTCTTGGATGTACTTCAAAATAGTACTGCCGATGGTGCTAAAATCATAGCGTATAACGATACCAATGCCTCTAACCAACAGTGGTACATCGCGCGAGAGATTAAAGGGAATGTAACATACACCCTCGTGAAGTCAGCTAACCCTACAGCCGATCAATTGGATGCATACGAAAGAATCACCCGAGCTATGGATACTACAGTAAAATACTATAATAATTTCACTGATTTTTCTAAGCATCTTACTATATACTATAGACCAGGAGTACCTACAGCTGAAGGAAGCTTCAACGGCACAATTAGCTTTGGCACGAACAGAGGGTTTATGGTTCCCGCCACAGCTATGCATGAAACGGGTCACACAATGGGAGTGGGACAGAACAGCGTTTATGCTTCGTTAATGTCGACTAGAATTTGGCAAGGCGCCAATGCAACTGCCGAGCTAAGATCGATTACAGGGAAGAATACTGACGAAATACATGGAGACAGAAATCATTTTTGGCCATACGGTCTCAATCAAGCTAGTGAAGTTAAATCAGATGCAGATTATATAAACCATTGCAGAATTGTATATGCTATGAAAAAAGATGGTATGTAG